Within the Indicator indicator isolate 239-I01 chromosome 42, UM_Iind_1.1, whole genome shotgun sequence genome, the region TCCTCCTACATGAAGTAAACCTCACTGCTGAGGATGTATTCCTTCCTCCTGAAAGGTGGCttcagtgaggtgggtgttgggctCTTTTCCctggtctcaggtgatagaaggagaggaaatggcctggaattgtgccaggaaaggcttaggttggagatgaggaaatttttctttgctgcaagagtggtcagggattggcacaggctgctctgggaggtgggtggagtccccatgcctggaggtgttccagaacctgtggccatggcacttggggtttagtagtcatggtggtgttgggttgctggttggagtggatgaccctggagggcttttccaagccaaactattctgtgattctaataagTGACTAATTTTGCCTCATGCTAAAAAGACATCTAGAAGGTATCTACAGAGCTGCAACCAGGCGTGGCCTGTggccaagtgccacctccagctCTGCATGGACTTTTGGTTCAGGCAGCTGGATCGTGTAGCACATTCTGGAGGCTGCCCCTGTGTGttgcagaggggctgggtggACTCCACTGGAGTCAGTAACGCCGAATGCCCCGTTCTGAGCTTGCGTGTCTGTTCACCTTCAGTGCTGAAATGACTGAAATCCAGCTGGGATCCAATGTTTGGGTTGGCTCTAACCCTGTTCTCTCTCCTTCAGTTACTTGGAGGAAGCGGTGATGCACCTGGACCACAGTGACCCCATCACCCGAGACCACATGGGGTCCGTCATGAACCAGGTGCGGCAGAAGCTGTTCCAGTTCCTGCAGGTGGAATCCCACAACACGCTGAGCAAGCCTGCACGGCGCCTCATGATCATGCTGCAGGGCCTGGTCACCCCTGGCATGACCTAGGACACCCTGGCTCCCATGGGGGCGCTGCGTGGGagcccaccagcagctccagttaGTTACTAACCACATGCGGCATGTGGTAAGAGCTCTTGCCAGGAACCCGATCAAGGTGTGTGTGATGTCTCCAAGGCCACCCTGTGTATAGTTCCAGAGAGTCCCCAAGCACTCCCCTGGCTGATgttcctccagcagcctctctggagggctgtgtcctgctcctgcccctccgACCCCGAGCCCGGCAGGTGCTGGTGGCTTTTTCCCCCTGTCAGTGagccagaggagcagggaggtgctcactctgcccccagcacaggggctGCTCCCACACCTGCTCCTTGACCAGAACCCAGCAGCCATACCTTGGTCAAGGACTCCAACTCCTCCTCCCTGGCAGAGGGAGTAGCTGGGAGGGCTCTGGGGTGTTGTCACCTCCCAACCCTCACTGGTCAGGGTGCAGGCAGGTCTAAGGAAGTGCTGTGGGTTGGCAGGGGCAGgcaccccagcagcctgggggcCATTGGTTCTGTTGTGTATTGGAGCATGTCCATGGGTCAGATGTTGAGTTTGGATTTACACCAGGGGCTTTCTTTTTATCTAGATTCtgaaggtttgttttgttggttgttttggtttgggtttttggatTAACATTAAGAACGATTCAATAAATAACTttttgaggaaaaacaaaatttaaaatggGATTTCTTTCTGTTGTGCTGTGGTGGGAAAGCTTGGCCTGGAAGCAGTCCTGGAGGACATGAAAAATCTTGGAGGGGCCACCttcaggctggagctgaggggctgggatgccctttctctttccagatCTGCCCCTGAGTCTGTGCTTGAGCTTTGGTGGGCAAGTCCAGCAGTgtgcagctgcttttccttcccgCGAAAGCCTGGGGGCTCCAGTGGTGCTGGTGCCGGTGCTGGTGGTCGTCTGCTcccccaggcaggagccacCGTTCCGCTTTACACAGCAAAAAGACCAATTCCCTTCTGCTCCTCCCTCCGGGGACTGGCGTGGCCCGAAGTCCGGCCCCGTGAGGCTCCTCCACCCGCccgggcggggccgggccgggggcgGTGCGGCGGGGCTGGAGCTGCCGGTGGCGGCTGAGCGCGGAGCACACGGCGGGGTCCTCACCATGGGCTGCGGCTGCTGGCGGCTGCTGGGTCTcgtctgcctgctgctcctgcagctcggTGAGTGCCGGGGGCGGGAGCTGGGGGCAGCTCCGTGCTCCTGCGAGTCGGGAGCTCCGGGGGAGTTCCCGCCGGGGCTGTGGGAGGCTGAAGGGTGGGAGCCGGGACCCCCGCTGCCGGCCAACGGGCAAAGCGGCTCCGCCTGGGGTCCCTctgcccaggcagggagggggctcGGGTCCGGCTCTCCAGCCCGGACCAGTCCATGcaaccagccctgcctgccccatcTGCCCCCCTCACCCCGGGCCCGAAGGGCAACTTGCCCGCTGGGAACGGCGCTCTAGCACCGCACCAATACCATCGTGCCCCCTTTCCCTGCTCatctgctcctcccagagccGAGGGAAGACATCACTGGGCTCCAGGCACTGGTACCCGGTGGCACTCGTGTCCTGAAGAAGGGGTTCAGGGACCCAGGGCTAACCTGCCCCAGCGCTGCTCAGGCTAGAGAACAGGGACCACCAAGCCTGGGACAGCTTTCAGGCTTGGAGGGTGGATGAATCAGGCTCTTTCCCAGAACCAGGACGACTGCTGGAACACCTTGGAGCCAGGGATGCTCCACAGAACCCTGGGAAACTGCCTCCCTGGTGTCCTTTGGGGCTCCCTTCCCTGTGGAGCCAGAAGCAGGACTTCTCCCCGTGGACTTGCACTGGAGTAGCAGAGCTGATTTCCCTTCCTGCTTTCTCCTGCCTCACCTGACCTGTCCAGCTTCATGCTGAGGGTGCCGGGTGGAGGGGAGGGTTCATGGAGGAGGCCAAAACCCAGCCCGCAGCAGGGATCAGCGAGCTGGGGGAAGGCATCTGCTGGCCCTTCTAGCTGGTGTGtccctgggctgctggcagACACCCTTGTCCAGCCGGCTCagaaagaggagcagcagaTTCCCCTTTTCCCATTGACACCTAAGGTGTTTGTGACCCACGTGGTTGGAGTCAGCCTGAGCCTTTCCTCGGAGCCGCCCCGCGGCTTTCTCTCCCTGAACACCCTCTGTGTTCCACCGGGGTCTGGACTCACCCTGCTGCTAGCCTTggccacagcagcctggctcaggGCCTTGTTCCAGGGGCACAGCCATGGGATGCCAGCGGCAGGGCACAGGGCTCCCTGGAGACATCCTGGCTGCCTCAGCagcccctgggcaaccttcggctgcttcccagcaggggaCCCCCTTTGGAACTCTCCTCAACACACAGACCGCTGAGCAGTACACACACAGCCCTCCCGCAAGTCCCACACCTCCTATGGTTtggctcttcctctttctctctcttcctctcccacctctttctctctcttcccctcccacctctttctctctcttccaccccttgcctctttttctcttccccccccctctttctctctcttcccccttgcctctttctctctcttttcccctgtccctttctttttccccttgccCCTTTCTCTTTCACCCCCCTTTCCCTGCCACAGCTCCTTTCTGTCCCCCACCCCAGCTCGCTGAgcctttgcctttgtttttttcttgttgtggtCAGGGATTAATCGGCACTGCCAGGGGATCAGGGCCAGGACAGATGGCTCCCAGGACAGCCCAGGAGTGATGGGGAGAAGTGGCTGCCACgctgctgcccctgctccaTGCCCCACGGCAGCACTGGTGGGGGTGTCTGTCATCACACCGTGTGCTCCTCGTCAGGGCCAGGAGCGAAGGCTCACTCCGAGAGCCTGGGGAAAAGATGCCAGGCTCTGGTCCTGcacagaacaggctgccagccCCAAACCACCTTTCAGAGCCCAGTGTCACCCCCACCTGGTGACAGCTGCCCAGAGCCGGGTGGCCGATGTCTATCAGCTGGTGCACGGAGTCCCAGCTCTGTCTCTGCCCCGCAGCCATGAGCCAGGAGCCCGTCAGCATGGCAGGGAAGTGTGACACCATCTACAAGGGCTTCGCCAGCTGCCTCATCAGCCTGGGGGACAGCATGGCACAGAGAGTCCGGCAGCAGCGGGAGGAGGGGGACGAGGAGGCGCAGGAGCTGGACACCATCTGCAGGTGagtgtcccctccctgggggagCTGCCGCGGTGGTGTCACCAGCGGTATCCCCAGCTCCCGCCCCTCTCTACAGGTCCTGGGACGACTTCCACGCCTGCGCCAGCAAAGTGCTGTCGAGCTGCCCCGAGGAGGCTGCGGCCATCTGGGAGTCGCTGCGGCAGGAGTCCCGCAAGATCCAGTTCCAGGGCaacctgcaggagctgtgcagcgCCCGCGGCCGCCTGGCCAGCGCCCACAGCTCGCCACCCGCCGAGACCAACCAGGCCACGCTGCGGGGCTCGGCCACACCCCTGCGCCGCcggctgctggccctgctggccctgccactgctgctgccgtGGCTCTAGCCCTGCCCGCCCGCAGGGTGCCCAGCCGATGCCCTGGCTCTCTCCCCCAGCGCTGGCCTGGCACAGGTGCCCGTGGTCCCCACCATGTCCA harbors:
- the NRN1L gene encoding neuritin-like protein yields the protein MGCGCWRLLGLVCLLLLQLAMSQEPVSMAGKCDTIYKGFASCLISLGDSMAQRVRQQREEGDEEAQELDTICRSWDDFHACASKVLSSCPEEAAAIWESLRQESRKIQFQGNLQELCSARGRLASAHSSPPAETNQATLRGSATPLRRRLLALLALPLLLPWL